Proteins encoded together in one Anaerococcus murdochii window:
- a CDS encoding SdpI family protein: MKFEDFLIFLFPAYFVIVGFISNMIKDKPIDKKYGYRTELSMKSKQNWYFANSFMAKGSFALAFIFMALGLVLNNFADMTRYRRILFIIIEFMSYIILGITLENRLKTAHKK, translated from the coding sequence ATGAAATTTGAAGATTTTTTAATATTTTTATTCCCAGCCTACTTTGTAATAGTTGGCTTCATTTCAAATATGATAAAGGATAAGCCCATTGATAAAAAATACGGCTATAGGACAGAACTTTCAATGAAGTCCAAGCAAAACTGGTATTTTGCAAATTCTTTTATGGCGAAAGGTTCCTTTGCCCTTGCCTTTATCTTTATGGCCTTGGGTTTAGTCTTGAATAATTTTGCCGATATGACAAGGTATAGGAGGATTTTATTTATTATAATAGAATTTATGTCCTATATAATTTTAGGAATTACGCTTGAAAATAGGCTTAAGACAGCCCACAAAAAATAG
- the leuS gene encoding leucine--tRNA ligase gives MREYNPNAIEKKWQKIWKEEKTFKSEIDPNKKKFYPLVEFPYPSGQGLHVGHPRPYTAIDVVARKRRLEGENVIYTMGWDAFGLPAENYAIENKIHPAIITEKNIDHFRGQMESIGFSFDWDREINTTDPEYYKWTQWIFLQMYKMGLAYKSETSVNWCPSCLVGLANEEVVDGKCERCGADVEHKLKNQWMLKITAYADRLIDDLEGVDFEDRIKTSQINWIGRSHGADVNFKIKGKEEKLTVYTTRPDTIFGVSYMVVSPEHPILEKYKDEIKNYDAIVEYQHQASLKSDFERSELNKDKTGVMIDGLSAINPLNEKEIPIWVSDYVLMGYGTGAIMAVPAHDERDFEFAKKFDMPIVRVYDSEEDLPVTDIEKGISINSDFLNGLTASEAKKKAIEYIEEKVLGKAKTNFKLRDWVFSRQRYWGEPIPMVYCDDCGWVPVDEKDLPVKLPEIESYTPTATGESPLAKIDEFVNTTCPHCGKPAKRETDTMPQWAGSSWYYLRYVDPYNKEALASKEALDYYTPVDWYNGGMEHTTLHLLYSRFWHKVLYDIGVVPTKEPYMKRTSHGMILGPDGQKMSKSRGNVINPDDIIRDFGADTLRTYEMFMGDFSSVAKWSDEGVKGCRKYLERVYNLLDLVEDGDDYSKELEILTNQTIKKVSEDYENLKFNTAIAQLMTLSNEMRSLGKITKKDFKTYITLLNPVAPHLTEELWEMAGFEGRLTDTTWPTYDENKLSLDTVDLPVQVNGKMRGKITISKTATQIEALALANLDKNVNTYIKDKELRKVIYVPGKILNIVV, from the coding sequence ATGAGGGAATATAATCCAAATGCCATTGAGAAAAAATGGCAAAAAATATGGAAAGAAGAAAAAACTTTTAAATCCGAAATAGATCCAAATAAAAAGAAATTTTACCCACTTGTAGAATTTCCTTATCCATCAGGCCAAGGACTTCACGTTGGCCACCCACGTCCATACACAGCTATAGATGTTGTGGCTCGTAAGAGAAGACTTGAGGGAGAAAATGTAATCTATACTATGGGTTGGGATGCCTTTGGCCTTCCAGCAGAAAACTATGCAATAGAAAACAAAATCCACCCAGCTATTATTACAGAAAAAAACATCGACCACTTTAGGGGCCAAATGGAATCAATTGGTTTCTCATTCGACTGGGATAGGGAAATCAATACAACAGATCCAGAATACTATAAGTGGACCCAATGGATTTTCCTACAAATGTATAAGATGGGCCTTGCCTATAAGTCTGAAACATCAGTAAACTGGTGTCCATCCTGTCTTGTAGGTCTTGCAAACGAAGAAGTTGTGGACGGCAAGTGTGAAAGATGTGGGGCAGATGTTGAGCATAAACTTAAAAACCAATGGATGCTAAAGATAACTGCCTATGCCGATAGGCTAATCGATGACCTTGAGGGAGTTGATTTTGAAGATAGGATAAAGACTAGCCAAATCAACTGGATTGGCAGAAGCCACGGCGCAGATGTTAATTTCAAAATCAAGGGCAAGGAAGAAAAGCTAACAGTTTATACAACCAGACCTGACACAATTTTTGGTGTATCTTACATGGTTGTATCTCCTGAACACCCAATCCTTGAAAAATATAAAGATGAAATTAAAAACTACGATGCAATTGTAGAATATCAACACCAAGCAAGTCTTAAATCTGACTTTGAAAGATCAGAATTAAATAAGGATAAGACAGGTGTTATGATTGATGGTTTATCTGCAATTAATCCACTAAATGAAAAAGAAATTCCAATTTGGGTTTCTGACTATGTTTTAATGGGTTATGGTACAGGTGCTATCATGGCAGTTCCTGCCCACGATGAACGTGACTTTGAATTTGCTAAGAAATTTGATATGCCAATCGTCCGTGTATATGACTCAGAAGAAGACCTTCCTGTTACAGATATTGAAAAAGGAATTTCAATTAATTCTGATTTCTTAAATGGACTTACTGCAAGCGAGGCAAAGAAAAAAGCTATTGAATATATAGAAGAAAAAGTTCTTGGCAAAGCAAAAACAAACTTCAAACTCCGTGACTGGGTATTTTCTAGACAAAGATATTGGGGTGAGCCAATTCCAATGGTTTATTGTGATGACTGCGGTTGGGTGCCAGTAGATGAAAAAGACCTACCAGTAAAATTACCTGAAATTGAGTCTTACACACCAACAGCCACAGGTGAATCTCCACTTGCAAAGATTGACGAATTTGTAAACACAACCTGTCCTCACTGCGGCAAACCTGCCAAAAGAGAGACAGATACCATGCCACAATGGGCAGGATCATCTTGGTACTACCTAAGATATGTAGATCCATATAACAAGGAAGCTCTTGCAAGCAAGGAAGCCCTTGATTATTACACACCTGTTGATTGGTATAATGGAGGAATGGAACATACCACTCTCCACTTACTCTATTCAAGATTTTGGCATAAGGTCCTATACGACATTGGAGTTGTTCCTACCAAAGAGCCTTACATGAAGAGGACAAGCCACGGCATGATCCTAGGTCCTGATGGACAAAAGATGAGTAAATCACGTGGAAATGTAATTAATCCAGATGATATCATCAGAGATTTTGGTGCAGATACACTTAGGACTTATGAAATGTTCATGGGAGACTTCTCGTCAGTTGCAAAATGGTCAGATGAGGGAGTCAAGGGCTGTAGGAAATATCTTGAAAGAGTTTATAACCTTCTAGACCTAGTGGAAGATGGAGATGATTATTCTAAAGAATTAGAAATCCTAACCAACCAAACAATTAAAAAGGTAAGCGAAGATTATGAAAACCTCAAGTTTAATACAGCTATAGCTCAATTAATGACTTTATCAAATGAGATGAGATCACTTGGAAAAATTACTAAAAAAGATTTCAAGACCTACATTACTTTATTAAATCCAGTTGCTCCTCACCTTACAGAAGAGCTTTGGGAAATGGCAGGCTTTGAAGGAAGGTTAACAGATACTACTTGGCCTACTTATGATGAAAACAAGCTTAGCCTTGATACAGTAGACCTTCCAGTTCAAGTTAATGGCAAGATGCGTGGCAAGATTACAATTTCAAAAACTGCTACCCAAATAGAAGCCCTAGCTCTTGCTAACCTAGATAAAAATGTAAATACCTATATCAAAGATAAAGAACTTAGAAAGGTAATCTATGTTCCAGGAAAGATTTTAAATATAGTTGTATAA
- a CDS encoding DUF4491 family protein, translating into MEGIIIGVVTFFLIGIFHPLVIKGEYYFGRKVNKFFILFGIIFVALSLYIKSLIPSIFAGVIACCCFWSIGEVIEQEQRVLKGWFKENPKRKAHYDELRNKRNLDK; encoded by the coding sequence ATGGAAGGAATTATTATTGGCGTCGTGACATTTTTTTTAATAGGAATTTTTCATCCCCTTGTGATCAAGGGCGAATATTATTTTGGGAGAAAGGTTAACAAATTTTTTATTTTATTTGGTATAATTTTTGTTGCCCTTTCCCTTTACATCAAATCTCTTATCCCTAGCATCTTTGCTGGTGTAATTGCCTGTTGCTGTTTTTGGTCAATTGGTGAAGTTATTGAGCAAGAACAAAGAGTTCTTAAGGGTTGGTTTAAGGAAAATCCTAAAAGAAAAGCCCACTATGATGAATTAAGAAATAAAAGAAATCTTGACAAGTAA
- a CDS encoding helix-turn-helix domain-containing protein: MKIGDKLKNARLKKSMTQEEVAEKLFVSRQSISNWENNKTYPDIGNVIALSDLYQISLDELLKGSDNFMKHLEESTNIVESNKKLIFIIVIALIAMIVMALFTEFLPEKVFLISIFSLAVIVTGLVYSEIIKRF; this comes from the coding sequence ATGAAAATCGGAGATAAATTAAAAAATGCCAGGTTAAAAAAATCCATGACCCAAGAAGAAGTTGCAGAAAAACTTTTTGTCTCCAGGCAATCAATATCAAACTGGGAAAATAACAAAACATATCCTGACATTGGAAATGTAATCGCCTTGTCAGACTTATACCAAATAAGTCTTGATGAGCTTTTAAAAGGGAGTGATAATTTTATGAAACACTTAGAAGAATCAACAAACATTGTAGAATCAAACAAAAAACTCATTTTTATTATAGTAATTGCTTTAATAGCAATGATTGTAATGGCACTTTTTACAGAATTTTTGCCAGAAAAAGTATTTTTGATTTCAATATTTAGCCTTGCAGTAATAGTAACAGGCTTAGTTTATAGCGAGATTATTAAAAGATTTTAG
- a CDS encoding TetR/AcrR family transcriptional regulator translates to MIISKEKILKESRDLVASEGLDALSIRKLAKKCDLAVGTIYNYFSSKDDLMISTIESVWEDIFRIEDQDQKADDFLKYLSDIFTHLSLGIEKYPNFFTIHSLSFKSQSIGKAKDSMATYIEKLRENLIYILDKDPNIKNDAFDDDFTKDDLVEFILSTSLCFIVDKNYNKDLLLKIVKKTLY, encoded by the coding sequence ATGATTATATCCAAAGAAAAAATCCTTAAAGAGTCTAGAGATTTAGTTGCAAGCGAAGGCTTAGATGCCCTAAGCATAAGGAAGTTAGCAAAAAAATGTGACCTTGCAGTAGGTACAATCTATAACTACTTTTCATCCAAGGATGACCTTATGATTTCAACTATAGAAAGTGTTTGGGAAGATATATTCCGAATAGAAGATCAAGACCAAAAAGCCGATGACTTTTTGAAATACCTATCGGATATTTTTACCCACCTAAGTCTTGGCATAGAAAAGTATCCAAACTTTTTTACCATCCACTCCCTAAGTTTTAAATCGCAAAGTATTGGTAAGGCCAAGGACTCAATGGCCACCTACATCGAAAAACTCAGAGAAAATTTGATTTATATCCTGGATAAGGATCCCAATATCAAAAATGATGCTTTTGACGATGACTTTACTAAGGATGATTTGGTTGAATTTATCCTATCAACTAGCCTTTGTTTTATTGTTGATAAAAATTATAACAAAGACTTGCTATTAAAAATTGTAAAAAAGACCTTATATTAA
- a CDS encoding TVP38/TMEM64 family protein, which yields MIALHTSYSGVNMEKFVKDQIFNIIGAIILILGIILGFVGFHKGYFNSLDTFRELILAKGAWAPIVFMGLQIVQIIVPVIPGGLTCVAGVVIFGAFWGFIYNYISICLGSILVFFISRTFGRSIVIRIFGEELYDKYKGKLNEDRYDKFFALAIFLPVAPDDFLCYLTGLTEMSVKKFVAIILLCKPLSIFAYSMAWALGFDFLIKKYL from the coding sequence ATGATAGCACTACATACATCATACAGCGGAGTAAATATGGAAAAGTTTGTAAAAGATCAAATTTTTAATATAATAGGGGCAATAATCTTAATCTTGGGTATTATCCTGGGTTTTGTTGGCTTCCATAAGGGATACTTTAATTCTCTTGATACTTTTAGGGAATTAATTTTGGCCAAGGGAGCCTGGGCACCTATTGTTTTTATGGGCCTACAAATAGTTCAAATAATCGTGCCGGTGATACCAGGTGGTCTTACCTGTGTTGCAGGAGTGGTGATTTTCGGAGCCTTTTGGGGATTTATTTATAACTACATATCAATATGCCTAGGATCTATACTTGTATTTTTCATTTCAAGAACCTTTGGTAGGTCTATTGTAATAAGAATATTTGGTGAAGAACTTTATGATAAGTATAAGGGAAAACTAAATGAAGATAGGTACGACAAGTTTTTTGCCCTTGCTATTTTCTTGCCAGTTGCACCAGATGATTTTTTATGCTACCTAACAGGCCTTACTGAAATGTCTGTAAAGAAATTTGTTGCAATCATTCTTCTTTGTAAACCCCTTAGCATTTTTGCTTATTCTATGGCCTGGGCCCTTGGTTTTGACTTTTTAATTAAAAAATATTTGTAG
- the tnpA gene encoding IS200/IS605 family transposase, giving the protein MDKNTLSHTSWRCKYHIVFAPKYRRQVIYRQLRKDIGSILRELCSRKGVNIIEAELCPDHVHMLVEIPPKYSISQIMGYLKGKSSLIIFDRHANLKYKYGNRHFWCRGYYVDTVGRNEKKIKEYIQNQLKEDYYADQISIKEYHDPFTGESVNKNK; this is encoded by the coding sequence ATGGATAAAAATACTTTATCACATACAAGCTGGAGATGCAAATATCATATAGTTTTTGCGCCAAAATATAGAAGACAAGTAATATATAGACAACTAAGGAAAGATATAGGAAGCATACTTCGAGAATTATGTTCAAGAAAAGGAGTAAACATAATAGAAGCAGAGTTATGCCCAGATCATGTCCATATGTTGGTAGAAATACCACCAAAATATTCAATATCACAAATAATGGGATATTTAAAAGGAAAAAGTTCGCTGATAATATTCGATAGACATGCCAACTTAAAATATAAATATGGAAACAGACATTTTTGGTGTAGAGGATACTATGTAGATACTGTAGGCAGAAATGAAAAGAAAATAAAAGAATATATACAAAATCAATTAAAAGAAGATTATTATGCTGACCAAATAAGTATAAAAGAATACCATGACCCGTTTACGGGAGAGTCAGTAAATAAAAACAAATAA
- a CDS encoding DUF2871 family protein — MTKKYFKTSFIYALFGLFIGAFYRECTRIIGFKGPTNLGLAHTHTLVLGFILFIILSLFAKSFDLREDKKEKRFFNTYNFSLILVIGTLIARGFYQIYSLDNSAISAAISAIAGIGHIGISFAFYFLYTYLKSYIEKC, encoded by the coding sequence ATGACAAAAAAATACTTTAAGACATCATTCATCTATGCACTTTTTGGCTTATTTATAGGAGCTTTCTACAGAGAATGTACAAGGATTATTGGTTTTAAAGGTCCTACAAATTTAGGACTTGCCCACACCCACACTCTTGTCTTAGGTTTTATTTTATTTATAATCCTAAGCTTATTTGCTAAAAGTTTTGATCTAAGAGAAGACAAAAAAGAAAAAAGATTTTTCAATACCTATAACTTTTCTTTGATATTAGTCATAGGAACCCTAATTGCAAGAGGTTTTTATCAAATCTATAGCTTAGATAATAGTGCCATAAGTGCAGCCATATCAGCAATCGCTGGCATCGGCCACATAGGAATTTCATTTGCCTTTTACTTTTTATACACTTACCTAAAATCATATATAGAAAAGTGTTAA